AGTACTTATAAAATATTTACATGATTGTAACCAAATAAATGGCATACATTAAGATTTTCACCATTGTTGATAAAAAGCATATTATGTATGTATTTAGGATTTAATGCTTCATGTTTTCTTAAGACTTTTTTTTCTCCTAAAGAGCACTCACTCATGTTTTTGCCTTATGTAAAGGTTTCCACCTGatgaatcaaaaccctaaaactaccgaagtaattctTAAAGCATTATTTTCTCCTGATTGGCATATAATCCCGAGGTTGCGGCATTTACTTCCTCAAAGTTTATAGCTTGAGTATTCAAATGGAGGGAAAGATATTTCCTATTATCTGATTAAAGTTTAGTAATATGTAATGAAGTCCACTTACCAGAATTTGTTAACCTAACAAGACTAGAATTATGGCATACCGGCCAATGTATCAATGGAATGTCAAATATACTCAAAAGGTGACCTTTACTGGAGGTAAAATGTATCAATGGAATGTCAAATATACTCAAAAGCGGACCTTTACTGGAGGTAATGGTGATTGATgtagaagaggaggaagaacgaTTGATTGAATGATCCAGATTTTGGAGATGAGAAAATTGCAGAATTACAAGCTCTAAACCTCTGGCTTACGGTGGTAGGGTAGGATAAATTTAAGGGATCATGGAATGAAGTTTATCTTCTCAAGAATTTCAAGTCCATGTAGGTAGCCGAGAGATTAAATATTAAGTTTGATTGGAAAGAAGATTTAGACGATGAATATGAGTATGAGTTATTAATGGAGGAGTTTCGACAGAGAAGTGAGTTTCCTGGAAATTCACAATTTAGAGTCTGTTATGAATTTGATAGTTGATACAATTGTTGTAcgtaacttttttttcttttcttttggtgttatattttgaagtttggtgtagagaatgagaaaaaatacctaaaatggGGAAATACATTTGTAGCCCCAGAGAAATAATTATATATCCAAAACCCGCTATTTGTATTGTTTACATGAGCTACCATAAATTATTTACAGGAGTAACCATaaattatgtaaaaaaaaaagtttgaatacCAAAATAACCTTTTAGgtaaatataaataaattaaatcctatatttgtttattaaaaaaaacaagTACTTGGATAATTCTAAAATCATTCCAAAAATATCTCTTTCTCACTTTTGTTCGCTTAGCAACATTTAGTTAATAATTGGATAATTCCTAAAAACCATCCTATAATAACTAGTTTCacctttatctttatctttatcatttgactgttttcttcattgatctaaatgtttttttttactgatctaaatgtttttttttttgcataccaTGATAGTGTGATATGTAACCTAAAAATAGGTGATAAATGATTTTCCAACATGAAATATTGTGAAAGTTTGATCTCTCATCTCGCCATGAAAATTcagttttcacaaaaattacttCATTCGTAATTAGTGAAAATTCATAGTTTCACTTGAAATAAATACATAAATCTTGTGAAAATTTTAACTTTTCACCAGTCGGCGACTAATGAAATTTATATTTATCACTGTTCGTTGCAATTGTCATCTTCAATATATCCAATTATGAACCATGCAGTTTTCATTTTTAAATGATGTGTAAATTGTTGTTTTCACATGTCTTTGACGAAAATGATGTAGTTATCGCTTTTAGCAATTGTGAAAAGGGAAACTTCACTTAAAAAATATGTTTGCTTACTAATCATGAAATTTTAACAACGAAAACACAAATTTTCACTTCTAAAATGGGTGATGAAGAAATTTTGACTCGCATAGCAAGAGTGAGAACATATATTTTCACTCAAAACAATGTGAAAAATGAATTCTTCATTAGAAATTCAATGTTGAATGTGACTTTCCACCAAATGTTATTTCAAAACCATATAAATGTGAATGATGCATACACTTTATTCTTAGTAATCTCTTATAGCTTCCATCTATGTATATACCTCGTCTTCTTCCGCACATATTTTGGCTTTACCGTAGTAATCTTGTTTATCTTGTTTAAACTTCAAGTTTAGTTTTCTAGAGTGGAAACTATAATCCCCACCATCATTTTATGATAATTCTTCATAATCTTTTTATGAGTTGATCTAGAATCAAGGTTACTTACCTTCAGCTTCTTAGGAGATCCTTCCTGGATGTAGCCTCATCATCATATAAATGAAGTTTGAATGTATGTGATATTGCTTAAAAGATGATACTTCCTTCAATATCGAACATGGTTGATCCCTTTCTTGCACCAAAGCGTCTTTGATTTCCTGGATTATATCCAATAATAGAAATGAACGTTAAACATGTAATCATCGatcaaaaaaggaaaaataaataaaagtgacATACCTCTAGATACACAGGATTTTGCAGTACCATGCACAAAAGGTCAATATAAAAAAACTTCTTAATGATTAAATATAACTAATTGGCTACAATCTTTTATATGGAAAATGGACACCCTTGGAAATCGAAGTTGAAATATCTCcttaccaaaaagaaaaactaaatgtTGTTAATGGAAAATGATTTCATCCTCCCAATATATATTTGAAGACGACATAATTGACCGAGTCTTAAGAAGAAAGAATAGAGAATACCAGTGGATAAATTACAATTAATGAAATAAATATGACGTGGTAAAGGGTATATTTGgcatccaaaaaaagaaaaataagaattcGGCTTTAAAACTAACGTAATATTATATTTTACATTGAAAATATTTATATTATAGGTTTCTCATATATTCCATTGTAATGATGGTTTTGGGAATATGCAAGTCTTTAACTTGGGATACACTAGAATTTTCACATTTTACGATTGTTGATGACGAAAAAACTTAGTCTTAATGAATTCTTTTACGGGAAAGGGCTATGTAATCATCCTAGATGTTGCTTATGTGACCAGGATTTTGAAACCATTTATCACCTATTTTTTGCTTGCAGATCTATGTGGTCTATTTGGAGGAAGTGTAATGAGTGAATAGGTTTTAACCTTATCCTTGATGACATAAATCCTTCTACTCTCAAATATATGTGTTATGTTAATGGGTGTATTGGCGGTGTAAGGTGGTGcttcatttttccttttttgttATGGAATATTTGGCTTGCAAGAAACAGGTTTGTTTTTGAAAGAAAGGAATTCCATGCTTACAGAACTCTAGCTAGAGAATACTACTTTGGTTTGCAGGATGACAAGAAGGCTAGTAAAGTCTATCAAGAGAGACAGGTACCTTGGAGTTTTCTCAGTACAGGTTACTGCAAACTTAACACTGATGGGGCTTCGGCTGGTGGTGTTTCTACAGGTATTGGGAAAGTTATTGATGATGAGAAGTTTTTAACATGCTTCAGCAAGTACATCTACATTATTGGAAATAATAAAATTGAGATTTGGGTTGTTCGAGATGGTCTCAAGGTTGTTGTGGACTTAAGAATTCAGAAGTTGGAAGTCGAAAGTGACCCGACTTTCACGATCCAGTTTTGTGGAGGTAACGTCAGACCCCCATGGGGAATGCCACTTCTTGTTGAATATATTATCAGTTTCAAGGACAAGTTTTCAGTCGTAGTGTTTAAGCACGAATATAAAGAATCAAACGGCGCTACTGGCTGTCTCACTAAGTTGTCTAGTAAAAAAGAACTTGAAGGATAATGAGTGGACTATCCACCTGATAGATTAATAAGCTTTTTAAGAGAAGATTTGCCTGGTAGAAATATTCTTCGAACTGTTAGTAGGATTGTTGTTTAGTTGCTAGATGCGTCTAGTgtatcaaaaagaagaagaaaaagaaagcaagACATCCCTTTCAAAATGAAAGAGGGTCTAGATTCCACTATGGTACAAGAATAATTAGAGGGGAAGATACATTAAACAACTGTTAAATTGTCACTATTTCGCTTGGACGGCATACCAAGTGTTATTTTCCTCTAagttaatttttaatattaatatgAATCATGTAGTGTAATGCCTATAAAATAATAGCGTCTAGGATAgcaaatttattaatttatcgcaATGTTAAATTGTAGATATACATTAATTacttaataatttattaatttagcAAAACATTGTTAAGTTCTTGCCACCAAATACTATGTCAAAATTGACCTAAGTCGACATATGATTTTGATGTTATAGGATACACCTATGAGACTGACCAAAGTCATCAATTTATGATGCAATCATAGAATTCATTTGGTATCATGGGTTATGATTGACCTAAGTCGATATATGAATCATCATATTCATTAGATTTCATGGGATATACATATGAGATTGACCAACGTCATCATCGTATGATGCAATACTAAAATTCATTTGGTATCATGGGTCATGCTATAAGATTGACTTAAGTCGACATATGAATCATCGTATTTATTTGATGTCATGGGATATACGTATGAGATTAACCATAATCATCATTGTATAATGCGATCCAAAAATTCACTTGGTATCATGGGTTATGCTATAAGTTTGACCTAAGTCGATATATGAATCATCCTATTCATTTGATGTCATGTGATATACCTATGAGATTGACCAAAATCGTCATTGTATGATGTAATCCTAGAATTCATTTGGTATCATGTGTTATGTTATAAGATTCACCTAAGTCGACATATGAATCATCGTATTTATTTAATGTCATGGGATATATACCTATGAGATTGGCCAAAGTCATCATTGTATAATGCAATCCTAGAATTCATTTGGTATCATGGGTTATGCTATAAGATTCTAGGATTCTAGGATACCAAATGAATTCTAGGATTACACCATATTTTATGACTTATGCAAATTTTATAGGTATATATCATGATATATATAGAAAGAATACGATGAATCATATGTCGATTTGGGTCAATCTTATAATTATATCCCATTATATCGAAAGAATTATTTGAATACATTATATATTGATGATCCAGGTCAATCACATAATTATATCCCATGATATCTAAATAACTCTATGAATAATTTATATATTGATAACTTTGGTTAATCTCATAGGTATATCCCATGATATCAAAAGAACATGATGAATCGTATGTCGACTTAGGTAAATCTAATAGATATATACGTGAtattgagaaaataaaatacatcaTATATTGGCTTAAGTCGATACGAGAAACATATGATACATTGACTCAGGTTAATCTCGATACATTTAGAGTTCTATAATTCATACTCAATCGACCAGGTTATTGAGCAGAATATGATCAACATCAGTACCATTTAGGATTCCAGTGAACATTCCTATAAGTGTAAGGTCAACATGTACGATGTCCTCATCAAGTATGTGTTCGTCAGATTATTTCAATTCATGCAAATATTATTATCAATAAAaatgtagtttttttttatttgaagcgATAAAATTGTAGGTAGTATGTATTTTGACtaacaaaaaaggaaaaataaataaagaggtATGTTACAACAAGTACATCCATTGGATCTAAAATGGACGGATGATAGTATCTTTTAAAAAGTCATACGGGTTACAATCCATATGACTAGATAAATCAGATGACCAATTTCAATCTCACGACTAATTTCTCTCCCTCAATTTTTTTCAGGAACCAAATAAAATTTCCTCTCACAGATCGAAAAATTCACTTATTTTTCTGTCTCCTCGCTCTCCTTTCCCTTAATTTTTTACATTCCCGCTCTTTCCCCTTAATTTTTCACATTCCCGCTCACTTTTAGATGTTTAAATATCGTACATCTaatggtatgcaattttttttcCTCATATAGATGATAGTATGTTGTATAGTGTATAGTGAagactgttagagcatcgctAGGTCAAACttacaagttttggtatgtcaagctggttgtcaaatttagttgatatcTTAGTTTATACTCTGTTAAGGTTAGCTTCAGACTAGGAATAAAGCATGGCAGTGTAACATCAAAATTCACCAATCTATCTTGAAGATTCAAGACTAAAGAACAACAGAGACATCGATGTGGACTTCATCAa
This DNA window, taken from Papaver somniferum cultivar HN1 chromosome 3, ASM357369v1, whole genome shotgun sequence, encodes the following:
- the LOC113359932 gene encoding uncharacterized protein LOC113359932, producing MCYVNGCIGGVRWCFIFPFLLWNIWLARNRFVFERKEFHAYRTLAREYYFGLQDDKKASKVYQERQVPWSFLSTGYCKLNTDGASAGGVSTGIGKVIDDEKFLTCFSKYIYIIGNNKIEIWVVRDGLKVVVDLRIQKLEVESDPTFTIQFCGGNVRPPWGMPLLVEYIISFKDKFSVVVFKHEYKESNGATGCLTKLSSKKELEG